The Halosimplex litoreum genome has a window encoding:
- a CDS encoding metal-dependent hydrolase, with protein MYFLTHLAAAALVGRYARLAPTWLVAGAALPDLVDKPLGTLGLVDLYHTVGHTALLAPLAVAVALTGRAGLAVAVGWASHLFLDAFHIVINGRPTDALFLVWPMAVPPDPLALPPGAFFRYYLWSPSFFLEVAFWLALAGLAVRERRAGRSLLNRA; from the coding sequence GTGTACTTCTTGACGCACCTGGCGGCGGCCGCGCTGGTGGGGCGGTACGCCCGGCTGGCACCGACGTGGCTGGTCGCCGGGGCGGCGCTGCCCGACCTCGTGGACAAGCCGCTGGGGACGCTGGGCCTCGTCGACCTCTACCACACCGTCGGCCACACCGCGCTGCTGGCGCCGCTGGCGGTCGCCGTCGCGCTGACCGGTCGGGCCGGCCTCGCGGTCGCCGTCGGCTGGGCGTCGCATCTCTTCCTCGACGCCTTCCACATCGTGATCAACGGCCGCCCCACCGACGCGCTCTTTCTCGTCTGGCCGATGGCCGTCCCGCCGGACCCGCTCGCGCTGCCGCCCGGCGCCTTCTTCCGCTACTACCTCTGGTCGCCCTCGTTCTTCCTGGAGGTGGCCTTCTGGCTCGCGCTGGCCGGGCTCGCCGTCCGGGAACGGCGCGCCGGGCGGTCGCTGCTGAATCGAGCGTGA